A genomic stretch from Petrimonas mucosa includes:
- the serS gene encoding serine--tRNA ligase, whose amino-acid sequence MLTLKVINENREEVIRKLAKKRFAAEEVVNQIVTLDEKRRSTQTALDSQLSEINRLSKSIGGLMKEGRKEEADAVKQQVTELKEQSRSNEAVLKEVEESIQQLLVTIPNLPHDSVPEGNSAEENLIERSGGSFPQLSPDALPHWELAKKYDLIDFELGVKITGAGFPVYKGRGSRLQRALINFFLDNARDAGFVEIQPPYVVNAASGFATGQLPDKEGQMYHVGLDDLYLIPTAEVPVTNIYRDVILEEKDLPIKNTAYSACFRREAGSYGKDVRGLNRLHQFDKVEIVCIDKPENSYMRLDEMVWYVQTLVEKLELPWRIVRLCGGDMSFTSALTFDFEVFSAAQQRWLEVSSVSNFESYQANRLKCRYRNEERKIQLCHTLNGSALALPRIVAALLENNQTPEGIRIPAALVPYTGFELID is encoded by the coding sequence ATGCTTACACTCAAAGTAATAAACGAAAATCGCGAGGAGGTCATCCGCAAGCTCGCAAAGAAAAGATTCGCCGCTGAAGAGGTTGTCAACCAGATAGTAACATTGGACGAAAAACGCCGCAGTACCCAGACTGCTCTGGATAGCCAGCTGTCGGAAATCAACCGGTTGTCCAAATCGATTGGAGGATTGATGAAAGAGGGCAGAAAGGAAGAGGCCGATGCCGTCAAGCAGCAGGTTACAGAGTTGAAGGAGCAATCCAGAAGTAATGAAGCGGTGCTGAAAGAGGTGGAAGAGTCGATCCAGCAGTTGTTGGTCACCATCCCCAACCTGCCACACGACTCGGTCCCCGAAGGGAACTCGGCAGAGGAGAATCTGATTGAACGTTCAGGTGGATCTTTTCCGCAACTCTCTCCCGACGCGCTTCCACATTGGGAGTTGGCAAAAAAATATGACCTGATCGACTTCGAACTGGGGGTAAAGATCACGGGAGCCGGATTTCCTGTCTACAAGGGCAGGGGGAGCCGGTTACAGCGTGCGCTTATCAATTTCTTCCTCGACAATGCCCGTGATGCGGGATTTGTTGAGATTCAGCCACCTTATGTGGTAAATGCCGCCTCGGGTTTTGCAACAGGACAGCTTCCGGATAAGGAGGGCCAGATGTACCATGTGGGGCTTGACGACCTCTACCTGATCCCCACTGCCGAGGTGCCGGTGACCAACATCTACCGTGATGTGATTCTGGAGGAGAAGGATCTTCCAATAAAAAATACGGCATATTCGGCCTGTTTCCGGCGGGAAGCCGGTTCCTACGGCAAGGATGTCCGCGGATTGAACCGGTTGCACCAGTTCGACAAGGTGGAGATTGTCTGCATCGACAAGCCGGAGAACTCATACATGCGGCTTGATGAGATGGTGTGGTATGTGCAGACGTTGGTTGAAAAGTTGGAGTTGCCCTGGCGTATTGTTCGCCTTTGCGGCGGAGACATGAGCTTCACATCGGCGCTCACGTTCGACTTCGAGGTCTTTTCGGCAGCACAGCAGCGGTGGCTGGAAGTGAGCTCGGTATCCAATTTTGAGAGCTATCAGGCAAACCGGTTGAAATGCCGCTACCGCAATGAGGAGCGCAAGATACAGCTTTGCCATACACTCAACGGAAGTGCATTGGCTTTGCCAAGGATTGTAGCGGCACTCCTCGAGAACAACCAGACCCCCGAAGGAATAAGAATCCCTGCAGCACTGGTACCATACACCGGATTTGAGCTGATCGATTGA
- a CDS encoding AraC family transcriptional regulator — MRYNDKGIDFKYLLVSEKDKMFGLTVNTVGFQPVAPNSLYPSTEHPKSYYFNPKKGRVLSEYQFVYISKGKGVFSSANTKKTPIKKGQVMFLFPGKWHSYQPLKETGWNEYYIGFEGDIINTLIEKNFLPSQNQVLDVGVNEELVNLFLMAIKVAKEDKKSAQQYLAGIVFHILGMILSLSQNRSYDANESTQVIERAKIIMRENIHKEIDIKEIASNLGTSYSWFRKFFKEYTGYPPAQYFQELKLRKAKELLTETSLPIKEIAYELNFSSIEYFLSFFKQRVNITPSEYRKINGTDKQQ, encoded by the coding sequence ATGAGATACAACGACAAGGGTATAGATTTTAAGTATTTGTTGGTCAGCGAAAAAGACAAGATGTTTGGACTGACGGTAAATACCGTCGGATTCCAGCCTGTTGCACCCAACTCATTATACCCTTCCACCGAGCATCCCAAAAGCTACTATTTCAATCCCAAGAAGGGACGGGTTTTGTCCGAGTATCAATTCGTCTATATCAGCAAGGGTAAGGGGGTATTTTCATCGGCCAATACAAAAAAGACACCCATCAAGAAGGGGCAGGTAATGTTTCTCTTTCCAGGGAAATGGCACTCCTATCAACCCCTGAAAGAGACCGGATGGAACGAATATTATATCGGGTTCGAGGGAGATATTATCAACACTTTGATCGAGAAGAATTTTCTCCCCTCTCAGAACCAGGTGCTGGACGTAGGTGTGAACGAAGAGCTGGTCAACCTGTTCCTGATGGCCATCAAGGTTGCCAAGGAGGATAAGAAATCGGCCCAGCAATACCTTGCCGGGATCGTATTCCATATCCTTGGAATGATCCTGTCGCTCTCACAAAACAGGAGCTACGACGCCAACGAATCAACACAAGTGATCGAACGGGCCAAGATCATCATGAGGGAGAATATCCACAAGGAGATTGATATAAAGGAGATTGCCTCGAATCTTGGCACAAGCTACTCCTGGTTCAGAAAGTTCTTTAAAGAATATACGGGCTATCCGCCCGCACAATATTTCCAGGAGTTGAAACTCCGGAAAGCAAAGGAGCTGTTGACCGAGACAAGCTTACCTATCAAGGAGATAGCGTATGAACTCAATTTCAGCTCCATCGAATATTTCCTGTCGTTCTTCAAGCAACGGGTAAACATAACCCCTTCCGAATACCGCAAAATAAACGGGACCGACAAACAGCAGTAG